In Vespa crabro chromosome 14, iyVesCrab1.2, whole genome shotgun sequence, the following are encoded in one genomic region:
- the LOC124429187 gene encoding 17-beta-hydroxysteroid dehydrogenase 13-like, translated as MWIVLPVLKFIISIFIEIMRSIMKLFIPLKYQMKDISGEIALVTGAAGGLGRALAIGLANHGVIVVIWDINQKGIEETMELIKAAGGTCYGYVCDVRNRDDIYKTAEIVREEVGQVNILVNNAGVINIGNFLDIPDNLLNRTMEINIMSQFWTVKAFLPAMIKSNKGHIVSIASAAGHVGCPKLVDYCTSKHAVTGFIESLRLELEYEGYNINTTIISPYIIRNTGMNIGRIARFASSLSSNEVAEKTIISLRCNKHIVVIPAFLNILIILKWIMTWDFFGMIIYSLINYDILSSYEPIKGSSVKQSPIKPKIVERNINN; from the exons ATGTGGATCGTTCTACCAGTGCTCAAATTTatcatatctatatttattgaaattatgagAAGTATTATGAAGTTATTTATTCCGTTGAAATATCAAATGAAGGACATTTCTGGCGAAATTGCTCTCGTCACAGGTGCTGCCGGAGGTCTTGGAAGAGCATTAGCCATCGGTTTAGCTAATCATGGTGTCATCGTTGTCATTTGGGACATCAATCAGAAGG GTATCGAAGAAACGATGGAATTGATAAAAGCAGCGGGTGGTACTTGTTATGGATACGTTTGCGATGTTCGTAATCgcgatgatatttataaaacggCTGAAATAGTTAGAGAAGAAGTTGGTCAG GTAAACATCTTGGTTAATAATGCAGGAGTGATAAATATTGGAAATTTCTTGGATATTCCAGATAATCTTCTTAATCGtacaatggaaataaatatcatGAGTCAATTTTGG aCAGTAAAAGCATTTCTCCCGGCGATGATAAAAAGCAATAAAGGTCATATTGTAAGTATAGCGAGTGCAGCTGGTCATGTGGGGTGTCCAAAACTAGTTGATTATTGTACCTCAAAGCACGCAGTTACTGGATTCATTGAATCATTACGATTAGAATTAGag TACGAGggatataatatcaatactaCAATAATATCTCCTTACATCATTCGCAATACGGGCATGAATATAGGCAGAATTGCTCG gtTTGCATCGTCTCTCAGTTCGAATGAAGTCGctgaaaaaacgataatatccttaCGATGTAACAAACATATTGTTGTTATACCAGCATTccttaatattctaataattttgaaatg gATAATGACATGGGATTTCTTTGGtatgataatttattctttaatcAACTATGATATTTTATCCAGCTATGAACCGATAAAGGGATCATCAGTAAAACAAAGTCCAATAAAGCCCAAAATTGTCGagcgaaatattaataattaa